The Raphanus sativus cultivar WK10039 chromosome 2, ASM80110v3, whole genome shotgun sequence DNA segment TGTAAACTTTTGACTCACTgttttctttttcgtttttgAAACATTACACTCTCTTTTACTCACCACTATTCAAACTTTACTCTCTTATTTGAGTCTTCTCTGAGTTCATTATTTCCTCATCTCTGATCATAATCTTAGTTGTCACAAAATCtgtaatagataaatattaacaaggtttaaaagttttttttctaataacaGTCGTGCGATTTAGGATTCTCCCAACGGTATGTTTTTGTGAGTAAAATCGTTGTTTGTGGAACCAGACGTTCGCTTGATGTTCTGTCTAGAAACCGATTAGTTTGTTCTGTTATATGTCATAAACCCTGAGAAATGCTTTCTGGCTTCAACATTCATCAGCCATGGAAAATTCGTTTCTTTTCTCGTTCCATCGGAAACCCAAATGCCATTTTCGTGGGATCACGTTCGTCTTCCTCTCTTCCATCCCCAGAGCCATCGACTAAACCTTCTCCTGATCAAGACCGGATCTTCCCGTTGAACAAGATTATTGCAAGAATTATTGAAACATATGTCGTAGATTATAAATTGAATACTTatgctaaatattttatatattttgatttttttttgtcatgtaTATGTTTTGaatatgaataattatattcctaaataaattaatttgaaatttatattaaaaataaatattaaatttgttaggttatattatattatcaCCCTCTAGTAGTCCAAAGTACAGTGGTAatcaagataaaaaaaatctgaaggTCCATACTAGATTTAGTTTAGTTTTAGTGGAAACCAATCGGATTGAGATTTTTAGGTCGCTATCTCCTTGTGTCGGTTGTTGTTTTTATCTACTATCTATCTAGCCGCGGCCGGGAATCACAAACAGGAAAATATATATTcccttttatatttatttttttctcctaaTTAAGTTgggtttgtgttttttctttttcttgtgtcTTAATCGAATCATTATCCTTGAGAGTTTCTGCGTCTTCGATTGTTATATATCGAGAGGCTGAAGAAATCTGTAATCTCAGGACAGAACGAGAACAAGTAAGTtgctttgttctttttttttaattgaaggTTGACCTAACTTTTTCCGACAAGAAGGAATATTGTGACTAGTTTGGATTAAATAGATTCTCTTtcagatgaagatgaagatgtcTGAATCTTCCAACAGAAGTGACTGAGGAGGTGCTCTGTCGAATTCCCGTGACATCTTTGAGACCTGTCCGATCTACTTGCAAAGAGTGGAACACGTTGTCAAGATGTGGGGTATTTGCAAAAAAGCACCTTGCTCATCAAGCAAAAGTAGCAGAAGAAGCAAAGGAGGACCCCCttgtggtgatgatgatggattGTAGGGTTTATTTGATGAGATTCAATCTTTCCAAcatcaaaaacaacaacaacgttGAATCATGTGTAAAGCCTGAAGCTAAGCTAAACTTATTGGCCCAGACGGTTCAGATCAAATCGATGTGTGTGAAATCTTTCACTGCGACGGTTTATTGTTATGCATTCCCAAAGACCACTCCAGGCTCGTGGTTTGGAACCCTTATTGGGGGCAAACCAGGTGGATCGAGTGCACTCATAATTACCACTTACAGCCTAAGCACATGGTGGACAAGTATACGTATGCTCTTGGGTACGACAGTAGCAGTAATTCCCACAAAGTCTTGAGACTTATTGATTATCCCACTAAGTTTGTTGAGTTCAAAATCTACGAATTCAGTTCTGATTCATGGAGGATTCTTGATCTCCTTCCTCGAGACTGGATGATAGGAGGATGGGGTGAACGTGGCCTATCTTTAAAGGGAAATACCTACTGGTTTACTTATGATAACAATGATAGTTTCTTAGTCTGTTTTGATTTCACAAGAGAGACATTCTGGTCGCCTTTGCCTCTACCGTTTGAGAATGCTTATCCTCAAGATACTGTGAGTCTATCTAGTGTTAGAGAAGACCAGCTTGTGATTTTATTCCAGCCGTGGGATATATTGATATTGGAGATTTGGATTTCCACTAAGATTGATGAGCCTAACGCCTTGTCCTGGAACAACAAGATGTTCTTATCGGCGGATATCAGACAGCTCATTCCGCCATCTGCGGGTTTCTTCATCGATGAGGAGAAGAAAATCGCCGTGGTTTTCGATAAAGACACAGATATACAAAACCCCACTCGTGAAGTAGCTTACATCATTGGAGTTGATGGATCCTTCAAAGCAGCAGATGTCAGAGAATGTGCAGACAAAGTTAGTAGCGCAATTGTTTGCTCATATATTCCAAGCTTAGTGCAACTTAATTAGTCCACCTATTTATTATCTGTTTCTTGCTTATTTTACTTCCTCATCTTCCTTGGTTAAGAAAGACTAGTACTCAAGAttactcatatatttattttaagttttgtttttcatccttgtttatgttttttgcCGTATTTGACTTCCTTTCACAGCATCATGCTTAGACCAAAATTGTCTTCTCATTCTTACCTTTGCAGGTTTGTGTGAGTGCCTCTCTTTTTGTCTAATGTTTTGATCATTCTA contains these protein-coding regions:
- the LOC108839403 gene encoding LOW QUALITY PROTEIN: putative F-box protein At3g23420 (The sequence of the model RefSeq protein was modified relative to this genomic sequence to represent the inferred CDS: deleted 2 bases in 1 codon), which gives rise to MKKYESNQRHVNRLLHHVYNSTTSMRPSYQSRTCTLEDQLRDLAPMELPPVYSCANLRSIYGEFLRLRLLYIERLKKSVISGQNENKCLNLPTEVTEEVLCRIPVTSLRPVRSTCKEWNTLSRCGVFAKKHLAHQAKVAEEAKEDPLVVMMMDCRVYLMRFNLSNIKNNNNVESCVKPEAAKLIGPDGSDQIDVCEIFHCDGLLLCIPKDHSRLVVWNPYWGQTRWIECTHNYHLQPKHMVDKYTYALGYDSSSNSHKVLRLIDYPTKFVEFKIYEFSSDSWRILDLLPRDWMIGGWGERGLSLKGNTYWFTYDNNDSFLVCFDFTRETFWSPLPLPFENAYPQDTVSLSSVREDQLVILFQPWDILILEIWISTKIDEPNALSWNNKMFLSADIRQLIPPSAGFFIDEEKKIAVVFDKDTDIQNPTREVAYIIGVDGSFKAADVRECADKVSSAIVCSYIPSLVQLN